A genomic window from Zootoca vivipara chromosome Z, rZooViv1.1, whole genome shotgun sequence includes:
- the TENT5D gene encoding terminal nucleotidyltransferase 5D, protein MMTEDLDPRFSFLTWEQIKILDQVLSEVIPIHGRGNFPTLEVKPKYIICAVKEQLIKNQIVVQDIRLNGSTASHILAKQNGPSYKDLDIIFSAELTNEHQFQVVKESVLNCILDFLPKGVNKEKITAKTMKDAYVQKMVKVSTDYDRWSLISLTNNSGKNVELKFVNSLRRQFEFSVDSFQIILNPVLDVYSKADGELSEDSNLSIIAESMYGDFDEAMEHLKYKLIATKNPEEIRGGGLLKYSNLLVRDFKPANEAEIKSLERYMCSRFFIDFPDVTEQQRKIESYLRNHFIGEGKSKYDYLMTLRGIVDESTVCLMGHERRQTLNMITILALKVLGEQNIIPNAANVTCYYQPAPYISDRNFSNYYIAPRQPPIIYQPYSFHIPMQSGMV, encoded by the coding sequence ATGATGACTGAGGATTTAGATCCAAGATTCAGTTTTCTCACTTGGGAACAGATTAAAATACTGGATCAAGTGCTAAGTGAGGTGATCCCCATTCATGGCAGAGGGAATTTCCCAACGTTGGAGGTGAAGCCAAAATACATCATTTGTGCTGTCAAGGAGCAGCTGATCAAAAATCAGATCGTTGTCCAAGACATACGCCTGAATGGCTCCACAGCAAGCCACATCCTTGCAAAACAAAATGGTCCCAGCTACAAGGACCTGGATATCATTTTTTCTGCTGAGCTTACAAATGAGCATCAATTTCAGGTTGTGAAGGAGTCTGTCCTTAATTGCATCTTAGACTTCTTACCAAAAGGTGTCAACAAAGAAAAGATCACAGCAAAGACAATGAAGGATGCCTATGTGCAGAAGATGGTGAAAGTATCTACAGATTATGATCGTTGGAGTCTTATCTCCTTGACAAACAACAGTGGGAAGAATGTTGAGCTTAAATTTGTCAACTCTCTCCGACGGCAGTTTGAGTTCAGTGTTGATTCCTTTCAGATAATCCTCAACCCTGTGTTAGATGTCTATAGCAAGGCAGATGGTGAGCTGTCAGAAGATTCTAATTTGTCCATCATTGCTGAAAGCATGTATGGAGACTTTGATGAGGCCATGGAGCACCTGAAGTACAAATTGATTGCCACAAAAAACCCCGAAGAGATCCGTGGTGGAGGccttttgaaatatagcaacctcCTGGTTCGGGATTTTAAGCCAGCAAATGAGGCAGAAATTAAATCACTGGAACGTTACATGTGTTCTAGATTCTTCATTGATTTCCCTGATGTAACAGAGCAGCAGCGGAAGATTGAGTCATACTTGCGCAATCACTTCATTGGGGAAGGGAAGAGCAAGTATGACTACCTGATGACTCTGCGTGGGATCGTGGACGAGAGCACCGTCTGCCTTATGGGACACGAACGAAGGCAGACGCTGAACATGATTACCATCCTGGCTCTCAAAGTGCTTGGAGAGCAGAATATAATTCCCAATGCAGCCAATGTAACATGCTACTATCAACCTGCTCCCTACATCAGTGACAGGAACTTCAGCAATTACTATATTGCTCCTAGACAGCCACCCATTATCTACCAGCCCTATTCCTTTCACATTCCCATGCAGAGTGGCATGGTGTAG